The nucleotide sequence TCTGAGGCGTGCTGGTCGGGAGAGCCGTAGAGCGAGCGGATGATGGCGAACTTGTCCATCATCTGGGCCAATCGGGGCATGTGCTCGCAGATCTCGATCCCTGGTACATTGGTTTGAATCGGTCGGAAGGAACCCCGTATTTCCACCGGGGCATCCATCTTCAGATCATACATGTCCTGATGAGAGGGGCCGCCTGACAGGTAGATCATGATGATCGCCTTGTGCGGCAGCTTCTTTCCGCGGGTGGCTGCGGAGGCTTCCTCTGCCTTGAGAATCTGCGGTAGCGAAAGTCCCCCCAGGGCAAGTCCACCAATCTTCAGAAACTGTCGCCGCGTGTGGCCGTCACAGAATCGAGACGGCGATTGGCCCATGATATGAAGCATGCGATGTCCTTAATCATCCGTCCAGCCTCACGCACCGAGTTGGCGACCGTGGAAGGATGTCCCTGCGCGTTATGCGTTAAATGGTCTGTCAACCGTTACTCTGAGCCATAGAGGTCTGTTGAGTTGGCTTTAGTCCAGGTAACCGGTCAGCGAGTCTATCGGGTTTTGCTCAATCCATCCACGCTTGTGGATGTTGGTGAAAGCCCATTGGGCGAGGCAACAGCGCATCGCAAGAGCGTCGAGCTGGTGACCCTGGGTGGAACTTCATGGCGAAGTGTACGTGTCTGGCAACGCAGTCTGTTGTTCCTCCGCACGAAGTGGGTTAGGGGCTCTCTACCGGGCAGGGAGGTGCCCTTGGATGAATGCGACGATGCGGCGAATCGCTTCGCGAGATTCAGGCAAGTTTCGGATCTGAAAGACATGAACCATTCCCGGCCAGACTTCGAGCTGGACGGGTACTCCGTCGGCACGGGCTTTCACGGCGACTCGAACGCCGTCATCTCGAAGCATTTCCTGGTCTCCAAGTTGAATCAGCAGGGGCGAAACGCCATGGAAATCCGCGAAAACGGGGGACGCGAGCGGATCTCGAGGGTCACTCACCCCCAGATAACGGGTCCGGAATTCCGGCATCGTGCGAGCACTGATAATGGGATCGTCAACAGATTTCAGGGAGTCGCTGGAGAGGGTAAAGTCGGTTGCCGGGGAAATGGCGATCGCACCTGCGGGGAGCCACTGCTGCCGATCTCGCAGGGCGAGCAATGTCGTGAGTGTGAGGTTGCCACCTGCCGAGTCACCAGCGATGAAAGTCGCCTTGGCATGAACTCTCCCTGTCGGGCCGTGGTCAACCATCCATTCGTACGCAGTCAGGCAATCCTCAAGCCCATCAGGAAATGGATTTTCAGGGGCGAGTCGATAATCAGGAAGAAGCACCGCGCACTTGGCTGCGGCCGAGATGTCTGCTGCGAAGGGGAGATAGTTACCACCCGATCCGGAAACCCAGCCTCCTCCGTGAAGATACAACAGTCGAACATCGGGGTCTGCACCGGGAGCGAGCACCCATTCGCAAGGGATCCCGGCCACGTCCTCCTTTTTCAGGACGAGGCCTTCCATCTGAGGTTCCTGCCTTTGCCCCATGATCGATCTCAGGCGAGGCAAGTCGAACGAGTCTGCACCGAAGGGAGCCCCTTTTCGAAGCTGATCCACCAGTTGCACGCCCTCCTTCGATACTTCTCGTTTGCTGATGGCCGACGCTGCCGCTCTACGGGCGGGTTCCAGCAGTTCCACGAGCGGAATCTTCTCGAATGTCAGCTGGGACTGGCTTCCTTCGTAGACGATCCCGACATGGTCGTGATCGATACGAGTTAAGGAGGGATAACCTGCTCCGGGGCCCTCGTCGAGCAGCATATGGTGGGATTCCGGCCAAGTCCCCCCCTCATTGAAGCTGACTTGGATCGTGTGGTGCGTACGTCCCTTTTGGGAGTGGGGATTCGCGAACAGGAGGGCTCTCTTCTGCTTTGTTCCTCGCTGGTAGTCGGCCCTCAGCAGGCTCGCATTACAATTGGGCTCAATCAGAGTATTGGAGTGGGTCGTGTGGGGAATCCATGTTTGTCCCAGGTCGTGGGTGACCATGACGGCCCGGAATTTTTCCCGGTCGTTACGGACATTCAGCATGATGGTCTGGTCACCGATCAGAGCTGCCTGGCACTCGTTGCCACCTCGATATCCCGGGGTGGCTAGCGTCCAGTTCGCCCCATGATCACGGCTAATCATAATAGTCGCAAACGCCGCCAGGGGATCTCGACCTTCCCGCCCTTGTACGGGCATGACAAGAGTCCCGTCAGGAAGAGTGATCCCTGACTGAGGGGAGGGAGCCAGTAGCCACCAGGATTCCTGTTTAAGCTTTTGAGTCAGATTTTCTGGCTTGGACCACGTTAGGCCATCGTCGCTGGATTGAACCATCATGAACTGAGCGGTCTTCCCAATTTCAAATCCCGGCTCAGACCCATCATCGTTCCATTGATGCTTGCCCGGTTTTCCGTTCATCCAAACAGCAAAGCAAAAGATTTGCCCGGTCTGCTGGTCGACAATGATTCCTGGGTCACTACAACCGTTTTGATTCTGAGGCAGACCACCGAACTCACCCATATCCATGACAATCCGCATCGGCTCCCAGGTTTGCCCTGCGTCGGTGCTGCGGCTGAGACCGATATCGATGTCCTCCTGCAGATCACGACCCTTGGAACGGCGCATGTCGTATACAGCCAGGAGCGTTCCTTTTGGTGTGGTCGTCAATGCAGGAATGCGGTAGGTATGCACTCCATCATCGTTGTGCTTCCGAAGCGCAACTCCGATCCTCAGACGCAGACCGGAGGATGTTTCGTGAGGGATCAACTTCCCGGATGGCGTTTCGATGGACGTGCATGAGATCGAAATTTGATGGCAAAGATCGGCGCTCTCGCTGACTTTACACGTAAGCCAGAAGACGTTTTTTCCTGGCTTGAGGCGTTGTTTGACAGGTATCCGAACAAGGGTGGAGGCGGAGACCGCAGGGCATATCTGCGTCTGGGGCGAGAAGGCCTCGTTGATTCCCGTGGACCACAAGCTGAGTGATACGAGATCTGTAATGTCGTCCGTTCCCGTCAGGTCGAACGAAAATGAAACGAGTTCGATTTCGTTTGTACCGTCAACTTCGATGGCGATCCTGATGACCGGAGAATGATCGTTCCTGATCAAGAGAGGATGCACGGGTCGAAAGACGGATGCAATTGGCTGAAGGACTTCCTGATCCGCGGCACTGACCTCGGGCTGGAGTGGGTTTAGAAACAGGAGAAAGGCGACGAGCATCGAAGGCAAGCAGGCTTCCGACCGGATCAGATCGGTTCTGGAGAAGCGAGTCCTGCCGAACTCAGAGACTTGAAAATCTCGTGATTGCATGGTCATCGCAGTACCCCTGTTTCCAGCCGTTAGGCCTTCAATGAGTGTGCTCAGTTCCCATAAACCTGATCAGTCGAATCGTCGTCCCCGCGTTCTGGACGCCGCGGCGGAGTTTTCCAGTCCCCCGTTGCGTTCAAAGAAGAAATCTCAGCGAGGGGAAGTCCGGACTCGCTGAGATTTGCAAGATAATCAGACGTCACACAACTGAACCGCTTGGCGAAGACCTTCCAGCGGGTCACGGGTAGGAATGAATTCGTGACCAACGTATCCGTCATACCCAATTTCGATGAGTTTCCTCATAATGGGTGGGAAGTTGATTTCCTGCTTGTCGTCCAACTCGGCTCGCCCGGGATTTCCAGCGGTATGGACGTGGCCGATCACGTCTTTATGCAGTTCGAGTCGACGGATGACGTCCCCGTTCATGATCTGAACGTGGTAGATGTCGAACAAGACCTTGACCCATGGAGATCCAACTTTACGCACAATGTCGCAGACGTAGTCGATATCGTCTCCCTGGTATCCGGGATGTCCCTTCATCGGATGGGAATCGTCGCGAGTGTTCAAGTGTTCGACGCAGATGGTGACTCCTTTTGCTTCCGCGTACGGTGCGATTTTTTTCAGCCCGGCAATACAGTTTGCAGCTCCTTCCTCCGGGGAAATTTCGCCACTGGTCGGATCTTCGGCGTTCTTCCATTTGTAGCCTGTGAACGCGATGACGTTGGGGACGCCAGCGGCAGCACAATCATCAATCATCTGTTTTGTTCGAGAAATCACTTCTTCGTGATAGGCGGGATTGTTGAAGCCTTTGACGAAAGGTGCTCCCGGCATCCCGTTCGGTGCGATGGCACATTTCAAGCCATGTCGCTTGAGTGCATGCCAGGTTTCGGGCCCGCAGATCTCGACTGACTCGATTCCCAGGTTCCTGGCAATCTCGCAGGTCTTGTCAATGTCCCACAGCTCCCCTGCAATATTGAAGCACCAGAATACGACAGAGTGCTTGATGTTTCCTTTGAGCCCAGCAGCTTTTGCGATGTTTGTTGCTGCTGAGGAAGACGCGTCACTGCCACAACTCGACATGGGTAATTCCTGCTGCGAAGTAAACCGATTCGTATTGAGCGATGGATTTTGCAAAGTGAGGAAAGCAATCCGAAGTGTGATCACCATGTCGGAACGGGACTTGCCCGCGAAGCTTCGCACGGTGCTGCCGTTCGCTGTTGATTCAAGTGAGGATGATACCCATCGACCCGCCGAACTGCGACCGACCGAAACCCCACTTCCGGTGACAAATCTTGCAAGAAAATAAGGAGAGAAATCCCGACGACTCGCCATTCGCCTATTCTGTTCGTTAATCTCTTGGACGCTCGCGAGATCTCTCAATCCCCCCACGGACAATTGCATTGAATACGGTTACTCCTTTGCCTGTTGATGGCTGGTCGTCGATCGACAGTTCGTTGCGGGACCCTGTCGAATTGCAACTGGCTTCGGCCGAGTCAATCGTGGCTTATATGATCTCGGACATCGATTCCGAGCGTTATTACCGGTCGACACTTCTCGTTCTGACCACTCAGCGATTTCTCAGTCACTCACTCGTGACGGGGATTCAGTCATGGCCCCTCGCCAGGATCGATCAGCTGAAAACAAAAGACCGAGGAGGGCTGGGGACGCTGGAGCTTCTATCGGACGAGGGCCGTCTGGCTGTCTGGCATTACACAATTGCTCAGGGGCCTTCAGCGCTCATCATCGGAGACCGTTTTGATGATTTGAAGATGCATCGAACGGCTTCGACTCCTGTCGATGAAGAGGGGGCTCCCGAACCGGAAGAGAGAGAAGATCCACCGGATACGACTTCATTACTTCGTCTGTGGCAATTTGCCCGACCTCACGCTGGCTGGATGTTGCTCGCACTAGTCATGACGATGACTGCGGCCATCGCCGAGGTCAAGACAATTCAGATGACAGAGCCCCTGACTCGTCTGTTAAAAAACTATCAGCAGGGCGATCCTCCGCTGATGCCTCAGGCGGTTTACTATCTGGGGATCATGTTCGCCTTCGCGGTTGTGGCCTGGCTTCTGGGTTGGGGACAAGGGGCGATTCTCGCCTGGGTCAGTGAACGGGTCACGGGTGACCTGCGGCGCCGAACGTATTCGCACCTGCAGAAGCTATCGCTGGAATATTTTGGCGGTAAACGAACTGGTGACCTGATGTCGCGAATCAGCAGCGACTCAGACCGCCTTTGCTCTTTTCTTTCAGACAGCATCGTGGACTTTACATCCAACACGATTCTGCTGTTTGTGATCGCCTATGCTCTGTTTAGTGCCAATCTCCAGATCGCCCTCGTCGCGTTGCTCCCATTCCCGTTGATTATCTGGCTGATGTACTATGCTCGGGACCGGCTCCAGATTGGCTTTCAAGCGTC is from Schlesneria sp. DSM 10557 and encodes:
- a CDS encoding alpha/beta hydrolase fold domain-containing protein, with amino-acid sequence MTMQSRDFQVSEFGRTRFSRTDLIRSEACLPSMLVAFLLFLNPLQPEVSAADQEVLQPIASVFRPVHPLLIRNDHSPVIRIAIEVDGTNEIELVSFSFDLTGTDDITDLVSLSLWSTGINEAFSPQTQICPAVSASTLVRIPVKQRLKPGKNVFWLTCKVSESADLCHQISISCTSIETPSGKLIPHETSSGLRLRIGVALRKHNDDGVHTYRIPALTTTPKGTLLAVYDMRRSKGRDLQEDIDIGLSRSTDAGQTWEPMRIVMDMGEFGGLPQNQNGCSDPGIIVDQQTGQIFCFAVWMNGKPGKHQWNDDGSEPGFEIGKTAQFMMVQSSDDGLTWSKPENLTQKLKQESWWLLAPSPQSGITLPDGTLVMPVQGREGRDPLAAFATIMISRDHGANWTLATPGYRGGNECQAALIGDQTIMLNVRNDREKFRAVMVTHDLGQTWIPHTTHSNTLIEPNCNASLLRADYQRGTKQKRALLFANPHSQKGRTHHTIQVSFNEGGTWPESHHMLLDEGPGAGYPSLTRIDHDHVGIVYEGSQSQLTFEKIPLVELLEPARRAAASAISKREVSKEGVQLVDQLRKGAPFGADSFDLPRLRSIMGQRQEPQMEGLVLKKEDVAGIPCEWVLAPGADPDVRLLYLHGGGWVSGSGGNYLPFAADISAAAKCAVLLPDYRLAPENPFPDGLEDCLTAYEWMVDHGPTGRVHAKATFIAGDSAGGNLTLTTLLALRDRQQWLPAGAIAISPATDFTLSSDSLKSVDDPIISARTMPEFRTRYLGVSDPRDPLASPVFADFHGVSPLLIQLGDQEMLRDDGVRVAVKARADGVPVQLEVWPGMVHVFQIRNLPESREAIRRIVAFIQGHLPAR
- a CDS encoding hydroxypyruvate isomerase family protein, whose amino-acid sequence is MSSCGSDASSSAATNIAKAAGLKGNIKHSVVFWCFNIAGELWDIDKTCEIARNLGIESVEICGPETWHALKRHGLKCAIAPNGMPGAPFVKGFNNPAYHEEVISRTKQMIDDCAAAGVPNVIAFTGYKWKNAEDPTSGEISPEEGAANCIAGLKKIAPYAEAKGVTICVEHLNTRDDSHPMKGHPGYQGDDIDYVCDIVRKVGSPWVKVLFDIYHVQIMNGDVIRRLELHKDVIGHVHTAGNPGRAELDDKQEINFPPIMRKLIEIGYDGYVGHEFIPTRDPLEGLRQAVQLCDV